Sequence from the Kineosporia succinea genome:
CCTCATCCCGGAGCGTTCCGGGGCGCATCACCTTGTCAGGAGCCCACTTTCATGCGTCTACGCCGATCAGTGGCCTCGGCAGCGGTAACGGCGGTCGCCGTCACCGCGTTCGCGGCAAGCACGAACTCTTTCTCGACCGGGGCCACCGGGCCCGCGTCCGGAGCGCCGACCGTGGCGCTGTCGGCGGACGCAACCGCCGATCCGGGCCAGGATGTCGCGGTACCAGTGGCTTTCGTCACGAAGACCACGCAGAAGGCGGCCAGTACGAGCAGTACCTACAAGAGCAGCGGCTTCCTGTCCGACCTCTTCGAGGCGATCAAGCAGGCGGCCGAGGCTGCCGCCCAGCGCGCCGCCGAACAGGCCGCCGCGCAGGCCGCAGCCGCCCAGGCGGCGAAGCTCCCGGCCCAGGTGACCGGGGTGGACGCGGTCGCGGGAGACGCGAAACTGGATCTGACGTGGGATGTTCCGTCGTCTAAGAAGGCCGTCACGAGCTACACGCTGACCTACGCGGCATCCGGGCAGTCGGCCCGCAGCAAGACGGTCACCGGCACCCGCAACTCCCTGACCGGTCTGGTGAACGGCACCAGCTACTCCGTCACGGTGTCGGCCACCAGTTCGGCCGGCACCGGCCCGGCCTCGAAGACGCTGACGGCCACGCCGCTCACGCTGGCGTCGGCCCCGTCCGGTGTCTCGGTCGACCCGGGCGACGGCAGCTTCACCGCGAGCTGGAAGGCTCCCCGCCAGACCGGTGGTGCCCCGGTGGACGGGTACGTGGTCACCGCCACCCCGGAAACCGGTGCTGACGTCGTCCGCAAGCTCGAAGGCACCGACACCACGGTGACCGGCCTCACCAACGGAAAGCCTTACCGGGTGCGGGTGGCCGCGGTCACCGCGGCCGGCACCGGTGCCGCCACCGACCCGGTGACCGCCACCCCGCTCACCGTCGCCCAGGCCCCCGACGACCTCGCGGTCGACGGTGGCGACGGTGAGTTCACCGCCCACTGGAACGCCCCCGCCCAGACCGGCGGGGCACCCGTCACCGGGTACCTCCTCACCTATGTCACCGCCTCCGGCCAGGAGATCGTGCAGCGCGTGGCCGACACCCAGGCCACCGTCGGGGGCCTCACCAACGGCACCGCCTACCAGGTCAGCGTGGCCGCGATCACCGCCGCCGGCACCGGCGTCAGCTCGCTGGTGGCCTCGGTTCTCCCGAAGCCCACCGTGGTCCCCACCCCGGAACCGGCCGAACCGGCCGTGCCCGCCACGTCCAGGTCGCTGGTCTCGGCCGGCTGGAACGGCAGTGGCCAGCTGCTCACCGGAGCCACCGACACCGTCGCCCACCCCGGCCTGACCGGCATGCTCGAGAAGGACAACCCGCTGGCCCCGCGCACCATCAGCGACCTGTCCGTCGGCGAGTACGCCACCTGCGCCGTCTCCGAGGGCACGGCCTACTGCTGGGGCACGAACCCGGACGGGCAGCTCGGCAACGGCAGCACCGCCTCCGCCCTGTCGCCCACCGCGGTCGGCGGCCTCCTGACCGGCAAGACCGTCACCGACGTCTCGGCCGGCGTGCGTCAGACCTGTGCGGTCGCCGACGGCAGCGCGTACTGCTGGGGCGCCAACAGCACCGGCCAGCTGGGCAACGGCACCACCACCGCCAGCACCACCCCGGTGCGCGTCGCGGGCCTCCTCGACGGCAAGACCGTCAGCAGCGTCAGCACCCAGCTCGGCCACACCTGCGCCCTCGCCGAGGGCAAGGTCTACTGCTGGGGCGACAACAAGTGGGGCCAGCTCGGCAACGGCTCCACGACGCTCAGCACGCTGCCCGTCGCCGTCACCACCACCGGCGTGCTGAAGGACAAGACCGTCACCGACCTCAGCACCGGCTACCTGCACAACTGCGTGATCGCGAGCGGCGCGGCCTACTGCTGGGGCTACAACGCCTACGGCGGCCTGGGCAACTTCAGCACCGACACCAGCTCGGTACCGGTCGCGGTGAACACGACCGGCGTGCTCAAGGGCCGCACGGTGACCGGCATCGACTCACGCAGCTACTCCTCCTGCGCGGTCGCCGACGGCGCGGCCTACTGCTGGGGCTACAACGGCTACGGCCCGCTGGGCACCGCCTCGACCGGCAACAGCGCCTTCCCCGTGGCCGTCGACGCCACCGGCGCGCTGAAGGGCAAGGTCATCACCCAGGTCACCACCGGATACGTTGCCAGCAGCCCGTACTCGGCCACCGGCTGCGCACTCGCCACCGACGGCACCGTGGCCTGCTGGGGCACGACCAACACCTACGGCAACCTGGGCAACGGCACGGCCGCCGGCTCCGCCACCCCGGTCGCGGTCCCGACCGGATCCGAACTGGCCGGCCGCACCGTCACCGCCATCTCCACGAACGGGCGCACCACGTCCCTCCTGACCCGATAACGACCCGACCAGCCACCCGATCAGCCACCCGATCAGCCACCCGATCAGCCACCCGACAGACATCCGACCAGCACCCGGCAGGCACCGCCGGAACCCGCACCTCCCCTGGGACGTCCAAGGGGAGGTGCCGGGTTTTGGAGGATCCCCATGAAGCGAATGATCTGGCTGGGAGCGTGCGTCGTGCTGGCGCTCGCCGGGTGTGGGGACGACCCGGTCACCCCGGGTGCGGACGTGAGGGAGAGCGTGCGGGGCACCTGGTACCCGTCGCGGATCACCGGGTGGACCGTCTCGGCGTTCGGAAAAGCCACCTACGACAAGGCCTATCTGACCTTCGGGGACGAGGAGTGGCAGGCCGGCGACGGGTGCAACGAGCAGCGCGGCACCTATCACCTCGAGGCCGACGGGACCTTCGAGATGACGTCCGGCGCGTCCACCGAGATCGGGTGTGCCAACGTGCCGCACGTCGACGTGATGGAGTCGTCGACCCGGCTGCAGGTGGTGGGCCGGACGTTGGTGTTCTCCGCCCCCGGCCGCTCGCCGGAAGAGATCGCCCGCTACACGCGCACCGTCAGTGAGCCCGAGACCGCGACCACCGCGTCCGCCGTCGACGAGGTGCGCAAGAAGTCGGAGCCCGCCGTGCCACCACCCCCGTGAGATCAGCCTTGACCCGGATTTGATCCCCGCCGGGGCAACCCGCGCCGCTCCCCACCCGACCTGGAGACCAGAACGTGATCCCCTGACGAACCAGGAAAGGTGCTATGTCCAGCGTCTTCTCACTCCGGCCGGGAAAGCGCCGGTGGCGTCTGACCGGGCTGCTGGCCGCGGCCCTGGTCACGGCCGCCGTCGTGCCCACCGCGCTGCACCTGCGCCCGGCCGGCGCCGCGGAGTACCCGGGCCCGGGCGTGGTGTCCGGCAACACCGCCGTGCACGACCCGTCGATGGTCAAGGGCCCGGACGGCACGTACCTGCTGGCCGCGACCGCGCCCGGTCTCGCCCTGCGCACGTCCACCGACCGCACCAGGTGGACCTACACCGGCCTGGCGTTCCCCAACGGCAGCGCCACCTGGACGGACGAGTACACCGGCACGTCGAACGGCAACCTCTGGGCGCCCGACCTGTCGTACCGCAACGGCACGTTCTACCTGTACTACGCGGCCTCGTCGTTCGGTAAGAACAAGTCGGCGATCTTCCTGGCCACCAGCACCACCGGCAAGCCCGGCAGCTGGACCAACCAGGGCAAGGTCTACTCCCACCACGACCAGCGACGACCACAACGCCATCGACCCCAACCTGGTCGTCGACCGCAGTGGCAAGTGGTGGCTCTCGCTCGGCTCGTTCTGGACCGGCATCAAGATGATCGAGCTCAATCCCTCGACCGGTAAGCGCATCTCGAGCAGCTCCACGGTGCACAGCCTGGCCGCACGTCCCGGCAACACCGCGCTCGAGGGCCCGGCGATCATCTACCACGCCGGCTATTACTACCTCTTCACCTCGTGGGACGCCTGCTGCAAGGGCACGAGCAGCACCTACAAGATCACGGTGGGCCGCTCGAAAACCATCACCGGCCCGTACAAGGACCGGCCCGGCAAGCTCCTCACCGACGGCGGCGGCACCCAGATCCTGGGCACGCACGGCACGATCGTCGGTCCGGGCGGGCAGTCGCTGATCCAGGACGGCGACGGTGACGTGCTCGTCTACCACTACTACGACGGCGCCGACAACGGCACCGCCAAGCTCGGCATCAACCGCCTGAGCTGGGATTCCTCGGAGTGGCCGGTCGTCTCCTGAGACACCTGACCGAGATCGGGCCCCCGCCGTCCGCCCGGGCTGTCTGCTCAGGGCCGACGGCGGGTGCTTGATTTCGGACGCGCCGGTCGGGAAGGCTGGTTACCCGCACCTTTTCGAGGGGTTCTGGGGGACGACGATGAGCTCGGTCCTGAGTGAGCTGGTTCAGGCATCCGAAACCGGTACGACGGCCCTGCGTGAGGCGCTGGCCCGCGTCGTGGCCGAGGAGATCGAGGTGCTGCACGAGCCGCCCGACCCGAACGACGGGGTGTACCCGTCGGCGACCCTGCTGCAGGTCCTGGCCCAGCGGGCCGAGCTCTTCGTGAAACTGATGCCCGACTACGCCGAGACCCGGCA
This genomic interval carries:
- a CDS encoding fibronectin type III domain-containing protein; the protein is MAFVTKTTQKAASTSSTYKSSGFLSDLFEAIKQAAEAAAQRAAEQAAAQAAAAQAAKLPAQVTGVDAVAGDAKLDLTWDVPSSKKAVTSYTLTYAASGQSARSKTVTGTRNSLTGLVNGTSYSVTVSATSSAGTGPASKTLTATPLTLASAPSGVSVDPGDGSFTASWKAPRQTGGAPVDGYVVTATPETGADVVRKLEGTDTTVTGLTNGKPYRVRVAAVTAAGTGAATDPVTATPLTVAQAPDDLAVDGGDGEFTAHWNAPAQTGGAPVTGYLLTYVTASGQEIVQRVADTQATVGGLTNGTAYQVSVAAITAAGTGVSSLVASVLPKPTVVPTPEPAEPAVPATSRSLVSAGWNGSGQLLTGATDTVAHPGLTGMLEKDNPLAPRTISDLSVGEYATCAVSEGTAYCWGTNPDGQLGNGSTASALSPTAVGGLLTGKTVTDVSAGVRQTCAVADGSAYCWGANSTGQLGNGTTTASTTPVRVAGLLDGKTVSSVSTQLGHTCALAEGKVYCWGDNKWGQLGNGSTTLSTLPVAVTTTGVLKDKTVTDLSTGYLHNCVIASGAAYCWGYNAYGGLGNFSTDTSSVPVAVNTTGVLKGRTVTGIDSRSYSSCAVADGAAYCWGYNGYGPLGTASTGNSAFPVAVDATGALKGKVITQVTTGYVASSPYSATGCALATDGTVACWGTTNTYGNLGNGTAAGSATPVAVPTGSELAGRTVTAISTNGRTTSLLTR
- a CDS encoding nuclear transport factor 2 family protein — protein: MSSVLSELVQASETGTTALREALARVVAEEIEVLHEPPDPNDGVYPSATLLQVLAQRAELFVKLMPDYAETRQITADGDEITIALRFTGTLPDGTPVAVDGTDTLLVRDEKVVRLTGRFDSEQMRPLLQALGVA
- a CDS encoding META domain-containing protein — protein: MKRMIWLGACVVLALAGCGDDPVTPGADVRESVRGTWYPSRITGWTVSAFGKATYDKAYLTFGDEEWQAGDGCNEQRGTYHLEADGTFEMTSGASTEIGCANVPHVDVMESSTRLQVVGRTLVFSAPGRSPEEIARYTRTVSEPETATTASAVDEVRKKSEPAVPPPP